A genome region from Maridesulfovibrio salexigens DSM 2638 includes the following:
- a CDS encoding phage regulatory CII family protein, with amino-acid sequence MSEKVEKAIQDLVMNGPVPLEELAERLGKTPKTLAREVNPDDKKAKLGAETLVEIMRITGGVEPLRLMAEELDLTLESLD; translated from the coding sequence ATGTCGGAAAAAGTTGAAAAAGCAATTCAAGATTTGGTTATGAATGGTCCGGTGCCTTTAGAGGAATTGGCTGAAAGGCTGGGAAAGACCCCTAAAACTCTGGCCCGTGAAGTTAATCCGGATGATAAAAAGGCCAAGCTGGGCGCAGAAACCCTTGTGGAAATCATGCGCATTACCGGCGGTGTTGAGCCTTTACGTCTTATGGCTGAAGAGTTGGACCTCACGCTTGAGTCTCTTGATTAA
- a CDS encoding tetratricopeptide repeat protein, with protein MRFPISVKLLFLAFLISLLPAAALASSTHISIGDFLTPSGQPSPEFKAIIKQRLTAAGLSCANCTSEPPESRYTLSGLMVRDDKGTSYSALLTDNFHLEPEVFIKGKQIGGSSSEPAANKLADSTVQLISNQSVASIEVSGDSRLTPNAVMALAQILPGENATPQKIIAARIILENCGLFEKVRIYLTPGPEGRKVKISVQERDSIIPASIPGPGKAVLDNILGPADLPLPEFPVISEKKFPALCNATCGGYLAYRAESILTRLRHSEYRFNMDDVEELVAVASAIRNNISTYDASCLDMCIILMKLCSMLDLHTIRTISENLQKNVDQSENGPHSLEKNLERIEFLTQAYEATQEAQFILSSRIFHDRIHSPVVPWVLYSLGEQALKAEDITRAAPLLSGAIAISSLPVAPEMLLTTAKAQYSNLDIEAGGAASTQLKPLLANPDLNDDLRHQINSLPQRASLCETVLSINDQDNFDLQLEKGNALILLDRPDLAEPLFHRLNGINPDDARPFTGLARLAFQRTDSLLSVRPYLERAEHMKNKDRYFYELALAYKMERITAEALPTIRIDGRSSEEASATRFILPKTLEYAAGYERFNMPQAKLIKAGVNVLGEWLAYPAMSDAEAFENMFMQTMQLNGEMEGQPEIIAASLYFSTDATDRAEARELISRPMSVKAGLKPRFLQLNLLIREMALTPSVSVVKALEQAARSSFSDTPSREEAVALKADALAIAGLYTNSTSTMERAASLYTLAIDLNEGDQGRLLNNLARINLALGLREEADDLYDEALDNSPEVNEVVELGKIITSLAGKEREAALQEFAAAKNPSRLKDAARKLNGTSNSTTGPEETSFVEMEGIYLNEKREITTGYDNYSGLSIDFKYNSNAWLLPTLHP; from the coding sequence ATGCGTTTTCCAATTTCCGTAAAACTTCTTTTTTTAGCTTTTCTTATTTCCCTGCTGCCCGCAGCAGCTTTAGCCTCATCCACGCACATATCCATTGGAGATTTTCTTACTCCTTCAGGACAACCATCGCCTGAATTCAAAGCCATCATCAAGCAGCGCTTAACTGCTGCCGGCCTAAGTTGCGCAAACTGCACATCAGAACCTCCCGAATCAAGATACACGCTCTCCGGACTGATGGTCAGAGATGACAAAGGCACATCTTATTCCGCATTACTTACCGATAACTTTCACCTTGAACCGGAAGTTTTCATTAAAGGAAAGCAGATCGGCGGAAGCAGTTCGGAGCCAGCAGCCAACAAACTGGCAGATTCGACAGTACAGTTAATCTCAAACCAATCTGTTGCCTCAATCGAAGTCAGTGGAGATTCACGACTTACTCCCAACGCAGTGATGGCTTTAGCCCAGATCCTGCCCGGCGAGAATGCTACCCCGCAAAAAATTATCGCTGCCCGGATCATCCTTGAGAACTGCGGTTTATTTGAAAAAGTCCGCATCTATCTGACTCCCGGACCGGAAGGCCGCAAGGTGAAAATTTCTGTTCAGGAAAGGGATTCCATCATTCCTGCCAGCATACCCGGTCCCGGTAAAGCTGTGCTGGACAACATCCTCGGGCCCGCCGATTTACCCCTTCCGGAATTTCCGGTTATTTCAGAAAAAAAATTTCCCGCACTATGCAACGCAACCTGCGGTGGATATCTGGCTTACCGGGCTGAAAGCATCCTGACCCGATTACGTCACAGCGAATATCGATTCAATATGGACGATGTTGAAGAATTGGTCGCTGTGGCTTCAGCAATCAGGAACAACATATCTACGTATGATGCCTCTTGCCTCGATATGTGCATCATCCTGATGAAACTCTGCTCCATGCTGGATTTACACACAATCCGCACTATCTCCGAAAATCTGCAAAAAAATGTTGATCAAAGCGAGAACGGACCACACTCATTGGAAAAAAATCTGGAGCGCATTGAATTTCTGACCCAGGCATATGAAGCAACTCAGGAAGCCCAATTTATACTTTCTTCCCGTATTTTCCATGACCGCATTCACTCCCCGGTAGTGCCTTGGGTTCTATATTCACTTGGGGAACAGGCCTTGAAAGCCGAAGACATCACCCGCGCAGCCCCCCTGCTGAGCGGGGCCATAGCAATTTCATCACTCCCTGTTGCACCTGAGATGCTGCTGACAACAGCAAAAGCGCAATACAGCAATCTTGATATTGAAGCCGGGGGAGCTGCCTCCACTCAACTCAAACCACTGCTGGCCAACCCGGACCTCAACGATGACCTACGTCATCAGATCAACAGCCTGCCCCAAAGGGCAAGTCTTTGCGAGACAGTACTTTCCATAAATGATCAAGACAATTTTGACCTGCAACTGGAAAAAGGAAATGCGCTAATCCTGCTGGACAGACCCGACCTTGCTGAACCGCTTTTCCACAGGCTTAACGGTATTAACCCTGATGACGCACGACCTTTTACCGGGCTTGCCCGTCTTGCCTTCCAGCGAACAGACAGCCTTCTCTCGGTTAGACCATACCTTGAACGTGCAGAGCACATGAAAAACAAAGACCGTTATTTTTATGAGCTTGCTCTGGCCTATAAGATGGAACGCATAACAGCCGAAGCACTGCCTACCATCCGAATTGACGGACGCAGTTCTGAAGAAGCCTCAGCCACAAGATTCATTCTGCCCAAGACTCTTGAGTATGCTGCCGGATATGAACGATTCAACATGCCGCAGGCAAAACTGATCAAGGCTGGAGTCAACGTGCTTGGTGAATGGCTGGCTTACCCCGCCATGAGCGATGCGGAAGCCTTTGAAAATATGTTCATGCAGACAATGCAACTTAACGGGGAGATGGAGGGACAACCTGAAATCATCGCAGCAAGTCTTTACTTCTCTACTGATGCAACTGATAGAGCTGAAGCCAGAGAGCTCATTTCCCGTCCCATGTCGGTTAAAGCAGGATTGAAGCCAAGATTTTTGCAACTAAATCTTTTAATCCGTGAAATGGCTCTTACCCCCTCAGTGTCTGTAGTCAAGGCTCTGGAACAAGCTGCAAGATCCAGCTTTTCCGACACCCCAAGCAGAGAAGAAGCAGTGGCTCTGAAAGCGGACGCCCTAGCTATTGCCGGCCTATATACCAACTCTACATCTACAATGGAACGTGCAGCATCCCTGTATACACTTGCTATTGATTTGAATGAAGGGGATCAAGGAAGGCTGCTCAACAATCTGGCCCGAATAAATCTGGCCTTGGGCCTGCGCGAAGAGGCGGACGATCTTTATGACGAAGCTCTGGACAACAGCCCTGAAGTAAATGAAGTTGTTGAGCTGGGAAAAATAATAACTTCTCTGGCCGGTAAAGAAAGGGAAGCTGCGCTGCAAGAATTTGCCGCTGCTAAAAATCCATCACGCCTCAAGGATGCCGCCCGTAAATTAAACGGCACCTCAAACAGCACGACCGGCCCGGAAGAAACTTCTTTTGTGGAAATGGAAGGAATATATCTTAATGAAAAGAGAGAAATTACTACCGGATATGATAACTATTCCGGTTTATCCATAGATTTCAAATACAACAGCAATGCATGGCTTTTACCGACATTGCACCCCTAA
- a CDS encoding ArnT family glycosyltransferase, translating to MDNKSESVLNGFCRKNWALLLGMLLIFSAAVSFYGTWLNYFYDIDEPKYARAVYEMIHSGNLLAPMFDGMPRMEKPPLAYWVMYPFAWLASLDGFSGNALTFFRLPTVICSVLMVLGTALTGRRLFGPATGLLAGMILQSSVLFKFMAVMMKVDVVFACCVTWATYFYLQRYLGDKSTKVAVGGAVLTALGVLAKGPFAFLPMAGYALAVGIRHNVNKKNESGEPASFVSAMNIKGLVAAKWDDRNILLLWFVAGCAPFFLWLYGAWLSSGFDYTQGLLGQFFHNTASTSSKVTDKLSHLDPYFDTLTVIFFPWGGYVFGTVYGIWRSIREKFNEKYVFMACVFLVYLIIFTLLFKLKSNRYMLPILPLLSILVCDWLVNAKRDKTYRTLFEMGFVWILSMAAMLGYRSFKSMSVSVNLADRVPVGPYMELMLPFFVALGGFFLVMLIVSIKQSHRPALHIVVGSLAITVVMPFYYKALPSYASLTENRPMPILAQAVTDKIAAFSDSDTLVIHRPFFIKTFPDVAYYLKKLDKDGNCMYSLGSGARHGDLMQILATPQIAAEMFKKEHPDADKYPVYQYLKNKKFKNAVLLLSASDFYQLKPFMNSLPDMVKQYIEVAEMELLTIKWIKEKIFIVRFNPGKMK from the coding sequence ATGGATAATAAATCTGAGTCAGTTCTTAATGGATTTTGCAGGAAAAACTGGGCGTTGCTGCTTGGCATGCTGCTTATTTTTTCTGCTGCGGTTTCCTTTTACGGAACATGGCTGAATTATTTTTACGATATTGACGAACCTAAATATGCCCGTGCTGTGTATGAAATGATCCACAGCGGCAACCTTTTAGCCCCTATGTTCGACGGCATGCCGCGAATGGAGAAGCCTCCCTTGGCCTACTGGGTCATGTATCCTTTTGCGTGGCTGGCTTCACTTGACGGTTTCAGCGGAAATGCTCTGACCTTCTTTCGTCTGCCTACGGTGATTTGTTCTGTTCTTATGGTATTGGGAACAGCTTTAACCGGACGCAGGCTTTTCGGTCCGGCAACAGGGCTGCTTGCCGGGATGATCCTGCAAAGCTCCGTACTTTTTAAATTCATGGCTGTGATGATGAAAGTCGACGTGGTTTTCGCCTGCTGCGTTACTTGGGCCACGTATTTTTATTTACAACGTTACCTTGGGGACAAAAGTACCAAGGTGGCTGTTGGCGGAGCAGTACTGACCGCTTTGGGCGTGCTTGCTAAAGGTCCTTTCGCTTTCCTGCCGATGGCCGGATATGCACTGGCTGTAGGGATTCGTCATAATGTGAATAAAAAGAATGAGTCCGGCGAACCTGCATCTTTTGTGTCCGCCATGAATATCAAGGGGCTTGTCGCTGCCAAATGGGATGACCGTAACATTCTGCTGCTCTGGTTTGTTGCCGGGTGTGCGCCGTTCTTTCTATGGCTTTATGGGGCATGGCTTAGTTCCGGGTTCGACTATACTCAGGGGCTGCTAGGGCAGTTTTTCCATAATACGGCTTCCACAAGTTCCAAGGTTACGGATAAACTAAGTCACCTTGATCCTTACTTCGATACCTTGACCGTAATCTTCTTCCCGTGGGGCGGATATGTGTTTGGAACCGTTTACGGAATCTGGCGCAGCATCAGGGAGAAGTTTAATGAAAAGTATGTCTTCATGGCCTGCGTTTTTCTGGTTTACCTGATAATTTTCACCCTGCTTTTCAAGCTCAAGTCCAACCGTTACATGCTGCCGATATTGCCGCTGCTGTCCATTCTGGTGTGTGACTGGCTGGTTAATGCCAAGCGGGATAAAACCTATCGCACTCTTTTTGAGATGGGTTTTGTATGGATTCTGTCTATGGCTGCCATGCTTGGTTACCGCTCATTCAAATCCATGAGTGTTTCAGTGAACCTTGCAGATCGGGTTCCTGTGGGCCCGTATATGGAGTTGATGCTTCCGTTTTTTGTCGCTCTGGGCGGTTTCTTTTTGGTCATGCTTATTGTGAGCATTAAGCAATCCCATCGACCGGCTTTGCATATTGTGGTCGGATCACTGGCGATTACGGTGGTAATGCCTTTTTATTACAAAGCATTGCCGTCTTATGCTTCTTTGACTGAAAATCGGCCCATGCCTATTCTGGCACAGGCGGTTACCGATAAAATCGCAGCATTTTCCGATAGCGATACTCTGGTTATTCACCGTCCGTTTTTTATTAAGACCTTTCCAGATGTGGCCTACTATCTTAAAAAGCTTGATAAGGATGGAAACTGCATGTACTCGCTCGGTTCCGGGGCGCGTCATGGTGATCTGATGCAGATTCTGGCGACTCCGCAGATTGCGGCAGAGATGTTCAAGAAAGAACATCCCGATGCGGATAAGTATCCGGTCTACCAATATCTCAAGAATAAGAAATTTAAGAATGCAGTTTTGCTGCTTTCCGCAAGCGATTTTTATCAGCTGAAGCCATTTATGAATTCCCTTCCAGATATGGTAAAACAGTATATTGAAGTTGCGGAAATGGAACTGCTGACCATAAAATGGATTAAAGAAAAGATTTTTATTGTCCGCTTTAATCCCGGTAAAATGAAATAA